One Theropithecus gelada isolate Dixy chromosome 20, Tgel_1.0, whole genome shotgun sequence DNA segment encodes these proteins:
- the ERI2 gene encoding ERI1 exoribonuclease 2 isoform X1 codes for MATKRLARQLGLIRRKSIAPANGNLGRSKSKQLFDYLIVIDFESTCWNDGKRHHSQEIIEFPAVLLNTATGQIESEFQAYVQPQEHPILSEFCMELTGIKQAQVDEGVPLKICLSQFCKWIHKIQQQKNIIFATGVSEPSTSEVKLCAFVTWSDWDLGVCLEYECKRKQLLKPVFLNSWIDLRATYKLFYRRKPKGLSGALQEVGIEFSGREHSGLDDSWNTALLAWKMIRDGCVMKITRSLNKVPTKNSSILARNLNINQVEEMSACTISIQGPSIYNNEPKNTINPHEKVQMKSICANSPIKAQQDQLQVKNNVKASLHNVKSCLSVFNTKSSTSLGQLQSPTLNSPIYMQKQGKNEHLAFNTKFKSSTVGSELVLVSTTIPTVHHVSDLEMSSTLDSLPMLADWEDVVLLPASQPKKNIDCTVPISDSDLEISFNSGEGLMVLKELEMPSQENSGDIEETPKKSETSNSIVYKSPHTTIYNVKEAKDPGSDISAFKLPEHKSGTFNRVNASMSHPLVLGKHSLLSGGTKRNPRSPQAFPPAKKQPFTIHEEKPTSSDCSSVRSSSWKHLPPILTSTVNLQEPWKSGKMTPPLCKCGRRSKRLVVSNNGPNHGKVFYCCPVGKYQENRKCCGYFKWEQTLQKERANSMVPSHSTGGVTFNSPEMSHICDRNLSISTKNSLRLRPSMRN; via the exons ATGGCGACGAAGCGGCTCGCGCG GCAGCTTGGATTAATTAGGAGAAAGTCAATTGCTCCAGCAAATGGAAATCTAGGAAGAAGCAAATCCA AGCAGTTGTTTGACTACTTAATTGTCATTGATTTTGAATCGACATGCTGGAATGATGGGAAGCGCCACCATAGCCAGGAAATAA ttGAATTTCCAGCAGTGTTGCTGAACACAGCAACTGGACAGATTGAATCTGAGTTCCAGGCTTATGTTCAACCTCAGGAACATCCAATTCTTTCAGAATTTTGCATGGAATTGACAGGCATAAAGCAG GCTCAAGTTGATGAAGGAGTCCCTCTGAAGATTTGCTTATCTCAGTTCTGTAAATGGATTCATAAGATTCAGCAACAGAAGAACATTATTTTTGCTACTGGGGTTTCAGAGCCTTCTACTTCTGAAGTAAAATTATGTGCATTTGTTACTTGGTCAG ACTGGGACTTGGGGGTTTGCCTGGAGTATGAGTGTAAAAGAAAACAGCTGTTAAAAcctgtgtttttaaattcttgGATTGATCTCAGAGCAACTTACAAG ctTTTCTATAGGAGAAAACCAAAAGGACTAAGTGGTGCCTTGCAGGAAGTAGGAATAGAATTCTCAGGACGAGAACATTCTG GGTTGGACGATTCTTGGAATACTGCCCTTCTTGCTTGGAAAATGATCAGAGATGGTTGTGTAATGAAAATTACAAGATCGTTGAACAAG GTTCCCACTAAGAATTCCAGCATTCTGGCCAGAAATTTGAATATAAATCAAGTTGAAGAAATGTCTGCCTGTACCATTAGCATCCAGGGTCCCAGCATATATAATAATGAgcctaaaaatacaataaatcctCATGAAAAAGTTCAAATGAAGTCAATTTGTGCAAATTCTCCTATAAAGGCACAACAGGATCAATTACAAGTAAAGAACAATGTAAAAGCAAGTCTTCACAATGTCAAAAGTTGCTTATCTGTTTTTAATACTAAGTCCTCTACTTCTCTGGGGCAGTTGCAGTCTCCTACCTTGAATTCACCTATCTATAtgcaaaagcaaggaaaaaatgaGCATCTTGCATTTAATACCAAATTTAAGTCTTCAACAGTTGGTTCAGAATTGGTACTTGTTTCTACCACCATTCCAACTGTTCATCATGTTTCTGATTTGGAAATGAGCTCTACTCTGGACAGTTTACCTATGTTGGCTGATTGGGAGGATGTGGTTTTACTGCCAGCGTCTCAGCCTAAGAAAAACATAGACTGTACAGTTCCCATTAGTGACTCAGACTTAgagatttcatttaattctggAGAAGGATTAATGGTTTTGAAAGAATTGGAAATGCCAAGTCAGGAAAACTCTGGAGACATAGAGGAAACTCCTAAAAAATCTGAGACTTCTAACTCTATTGTGTACAAGAGTCCTCACACCACTATTTATAATGTAAAAGAAGCCAAAGATCCAGGTTCAGATATTTCTGCCTTTAAGTTACCTGAACACAAATCAGGTACCTTCAACAGAGTTAATGCCAGTATGTCTCATCCTTTAGTTTTGGGGAAACATTCTCTTCTTTCAGGTGGTACCAAAAGGAATCCACGCAGTCCCCAAGCTTTCCCACCAGCAAAAAAACAACCCTTCACTATTCATGAAGAAAAGCCTACATCATCTGATTGCTCCTCAGTAAGAAGTTCTTCCTGGAAGCATCTCCCACCTATATTAACTTCTACAGTTAACCTACAAGAGCCTTGGAAGAGTGGGAAAATGACACCTCCCTTATGCAAGTGTGGTCGAAGATCTAAGAGACTTGTTGTTTCTAATAATGGACCAAACCACGGGAAAGTCTTCTATTGTTGCCCTGTTGGGAAataccaagaaaacagaaaatgctgTGGTTATTTCAAATGGGAACAAACACTTCAAAAGGAAAGAGCCAACAGCATGGTTCCATCTCATTCCACAGGGGGAGTCACATTTAATTCACCAGAAATGAGCCATATTTGTGACAGAAATTTAAGTATTTCCACCAAAAATTCTTTGAGACTCAGGCCTTCAATGAGGAATTGA
- the ERI2 gene encoding ERI1 exoribonuclease 2 isoform X4 translates to MATKRLARQLGLIRRKSIAPANGNLGRSKSKQLFDYLIVIDFESTCWNDGKRHHSQEIIEFPAVLLNTATGQIESEFQAYVQPQEHPILSEFCMELTGIKQAQVDEGVPLKICLSQFCKWIHKIQQQKNIIFATGVSEPSTSEVKLCAFVTWSDWDLGVCLEYECKRKQLLKPVFLNSWIDLRATYKLFYRRKPKGLSGALQEVGIEFSGREHSGLDDSWNTALLAWKMIRDGCVMKITRSLNKVVPKGIHAVPKLSHQQKNNPSLFMKKSLHHLIAPQ, encoded by the exons ATGGCGACGAAGCGGCTCGCGCG GCAGCTTGGATTAATTAGGAGAAAGTCAATTGCTCCAGCAAATGGAAATCTAGGAAGAAGCAAATCCA AGCAGTTGTTTGACTACTTAATTGTCATTGATTTTGAATCGACATGCTGGAATGATGGGAAGCGCCACCATAGCCAGGAAATAA ttGAATTTCCAGCAGTGTTGCTGAACACAGCAACTGGACAGATTGAATCTGAGTTCCAGGCTTATGTTCAACCTCAGGAACATCCAATTCTTTCAGAATTTTGCATGGAATTGACAGGCATAAAGCAG GCTCAAGTTGATGAAGGAGTCCCTCTGAAGATTTGCTTATCTCAGTTCTGTAAATGGATTCATAAGATTCAGCAACAGAAGAACATTATTTTTGCTACTGGGGTTTCAGAGCCTTCTACTTCTGAAGTAAAATTATGTGCATTTGTTACTTGGTCAG ACTGGGACTTGGGGGTTTGCCTGGAGTATGAGTGTAAAAGAAAACAGCTGTTAAAAcctgtgtttttaaattcttgGATTGATCTCAGAGCAACTTACAAG ctTTTCTATAGGAGAAAACCAAAAGGACTAAGTGGTGCCTTGCAGGAAGTAGGAATAGAATTCTCAGGACGAGAACATTCTG GGTTGGACGATTCTTGGAATACTGCCCTTCTTGCTTGGAAAATGATCAGAGATGGTTGTGTAATGAAAATTACAAGATCGTTGAACAAG GTGGTACCAAAAGGAATCCACGCAGTCCCCAAGCTTTCCCACCAGCAAAAAAACAACCCTTCACTATTCATGAAGAAAAGCCTACATCATCTGATTGCTCCTCAGTAA
- the ERI2 gene encoding ERI1 exoribonuclease 2 isoform X3 yields MATKRLARQLGLIRRKSIAPANGNLGRSKSKQLFDYLIVIDFESTCWNDGKRHHSQEIIEFPAVLLNTATGQIESEFQAYVQPQEHPILSEFCMELTGIKQAQVDEGVPLKICLSQFCKWIHKIQQQKNIIFATGVSEPSTSEVKLCAFVTWSDWDLGVCLEYECKRKQLLKPVFLNSWIDLRATYKLFYRRKPKGLSGALQEVGIEFSGREHSGLDDSWNTALLAWKMIRDGCVMKITRSLNKGPFLLPSWTWNSDLASGDQHAFLQQEFGCGTYRTLLRKPNISKQEKGNILWLTMVWLSLAHLQRKNYSDCMLNTAS; encoded by the exons ATGGCGACGAAGCGGCTCGCGCG GCAGCTTGGATTAATTAGGAGAAAGTCAATTGCTCCAGCAAATGGAAATCTAGGAAGAAGCAAATCCA AGCAGTTGTTTGACTACTTAATTGTCATTGATTTTGAATCGACATGCTGGAATGATGGGAAGCGCCACCATAGCCAGGAAATAA ttGAATTTCCAGCAGTGTTGCTGAACACAGCAACTGGACAGATTGAATCTGAGTTCCAGGCTTATGTTCAACCTCAGGAACATCCAATTCTTTCAGAATTTTGCATGGAATTGACAGGCATAAAGCAG GCTCAAGTTGATGAAGGAGTCCCTCTGAAGATTTGCTTATCTCAGTTCTGTAAATGGATTCATAAGATTCAGCAACAGAAGAACATTATTTTTGCTACTGGGGTTTCAGAGCCTTCTACTTCTGAAGTAAAATTATGTGCATTTGTTACTTGGTCAG ACTGGGACTTGGGGGTTTGCCTGGAGTATGAGTGTAAAAGAAAACAGCTGTTAAAAcctgtgtttttaaattcttgGATTGATCTCAGAGCAACTTACAAG ctTTTCTATAGGAGAAAACCAAAAGGACTAAGTGGTGCCTTGCAGGAAGTAGGAATAGAATTCTCAGGACGAGAACATTCTG GGTTGGACGATTCTTGGAATACTGCCCTTCTTGCTTGGAAAATGATCAGAGATGGTTGTGTAATGAAAATTACAAGATCGTTGAACAAG GGTCCCTTCCTCTTGCCTTCATGGACCTGGAACAGTGATCTAGCCTCAGGAGACCAGCATGCTTTTCTTCAGCAAGAATTTGG CTGTGGAACCTACAGAACCTTACTTCGGAAGCCCAATATAAGTAAACAGGAAAAGGGGAATATTCTCTGGTTGACAAT
- the ERI2 gene encoding ERI1 exoribonuclease 2 isoform X2 has protein sequence MELTGIKQAQVDEGVPLKICLSQFCKWIHKIQQQKNIIFATGVSEPSTSEVKLCAFVTWSDWDLGVCLEYECKRKQLLKPVFLNSWIDLRATYKLFYRRKPKGLSGALQEVGIEFSGREHSGLDDSWNTALLAWKMIRDGCVMKITRSLNKVPTKNSSILARNLNINQVEEMSACTISIQGPSIYNNEPKNTINPHEKVQMKSICANSPIKAQQDQLQVKNNVKASLHNVKSCLSVFNTKSSTSLGQLQSPTLNSPIYMQKQGKNEHLAFNTKFKSSTVGSELVLVSTTIPTVHHVSDLEMSSTLDSLPMLADWEDVVLLPASQPKKNIDCTVPISDSDLEISFNSGEGLMVLKELEMPSQENSGDIEETPKKSETSNSIVYKSPHTTIYNVKEAKDPGSDISAFKLPEHKSGTFNRVNASMSHPLVLGKHSLLSGGTKRNPRSPQAFPPAKKQPFTIHEEKPTSSDCSSVRSSSWKHLPPILTSTVNLQEPWKSGKMTPPLCKCGRRSKRLVVSNNGPNHGKVFYCCPVGKYQENRKCCGYFKWEQTLQKERANSMVPSHSTGGVTFNSPEMSHICDRNLSISTKNSLRLRPSMRN, from the exons ATGGAATTGACAGGCATAAAGCAG GCTCAAGTTGATGAAGGAGTCCCTCTGAAGATTTGCTTATCTCAGTTCTGTAAATGGATTCATAAGATTCAGCAACAGAAGAACATTATTTTTGCTACTGGGGTTTCAGAGCCTTCTACTTCTGAAGTAAAATTATGTGCATTTGTTACTTGGTCAG ACTGGGACTTGGGGGTTTGCCTGGAGTATGAGTGTAAAAGAAAACAGCTGTTAAAAcctgtgtttttaaattcttgGATTGATCTCAGAGCAACTTACAAG ctTTTCTATAGGAGAAAACCAAAAGGACTAAGTGGTGCCTTGCAGGAAGTAGGAATAGAATTCTCAGGACGAGAACATTCTG GGTTGGACGATTCTTGGAATACTGCCCTTCTTGCTTGGAAAATGATCAGAGATGGTTGTGTAATGAAAATTACAAGATCGTTGAACAAG GTTCCCACTAAGAATTCCAGCATTCTGGCCAGAAATTTGAATATAAATCAAGTTGAAGAAATGTCTGCCTGTACCATTAGCATCCAGGGTCCCAGCATATATAATAATGAgcctaaaaatacaataaatcctCATGAAAAAGTTCAAATGAAGTCAATTTGTGCAAATTCTCCTATAAAGGCACAACAGGATCAATTACAAGTAAAGAACAATGTAAAAGCAAGTCTTCACAATGTCAAAAGTTGCTTATCTGTTTTTAATACTAAGTCCTCTACTTCTCTGGGGCAGTTGCAGTCTCCTACCTTGAATTCACCTATCTATAtgcaaaagcaaggaaaaaatgaGCATCTTGCATTTAATACCAAATTTAAGTCTTCAACAGTTGGTTCAGAATTGGTACTTGTTTCTACCACCATTCCAACTGTTCATCATGTTTCTGATTTGGAAATGAGCTCTACTCTGGACAGTTTACCTATGTTGGCTGATTGGGAGGATGTGGTTTTACTGCCAGCGTCTCAGCCTAAGAAAAACATAGACTGTACAGTTCCCATTAGTGACTCAGACTTAgagatttcatttaattctggAGAAGGATTAATGGTTTTGAAAGAATTGGAAATGCCAAGTCAGGAAAACTCTGGAGACATAGAGGAAACTCCTAAAAAATCTGAGACTTCTAACTCTATTGTGTACAAGAGTCCTCACACCACTATTTATAATGTAAAAGAAGCCAAAGATCCAGGTTCAGATATTTCTGCCTTTAAGTTACCTGAACACAAATCAGGTACCTTCAACAGAGTTAATGCCAGTATGTCTCATCCTTTAGTTTTGGGGAAACATTCTCTTCTTTCAGGTGGTACCAAAAGGAATCCACGCAGTCCCCAAGCTTTCCCACCAGCAAAAAAACAACCCTTCACTATTCATGAAGAAAAGCCTACATCATCTGATTGCTCCTCAGTAAGAAGTTCTTCCTGGAAGCATCTCCCACCTATATTAACTTCTACAGTTAACCTACAAGAGCCTTGGAAGAGTGGGAAAATGACACCTCCCTTATGCAAGTGTGGTCGAAGATCTAAGAGACTTGTTGTTTCTAATAATGGACCAAACCACGGGAAAGTCTTCTATTGTTGCCCTGTTGGGAAataccaagaaaacagaaaatgctgTGGTTATTTCAAATGGGAACAAACACTTCAAAAGGAAAGAGCCAACAGCATGGTTCCATCTCATTCCACAGGGGGAGTCACATTTAATTCACCAGAAATGAGCCATATTTGTGACAGAAATTTAAGTATTTCCACCAAAAATTCTTTGAGACTCAGGCCTTCAATGAGGAATTGA